The following coding sequences are from one Acipenser ruthenus chromosome 7, fAciRut3.2 maternal haplotype, whole genome shotgun sequence window:
- the LOC117414540 gene encoding uncharacterized protein LOC117414540 yields the protein MGFAFVESSNASFCSDASRSVPIAVLNRVSSAPPPPPAGHQENNNFSSVNINIGPGVCEWFAVHESFWEVISDFCESHGVDYLTGFWWTVLEGLYRANIPVYRFIQRTGDLVWISAGTVHWVQAVGWCNNIAWNMGPLTHRGPCRTAGAPWRTCPAFSGAGSTNTEMKIKLSISAVGVTPTAATRGQRELKNKSFALSTYRINTFCFIKLNETC from the exons gtttgcttTTGTTGAGTCTTCCAACGCCTCTTTCTGCTCTGATGCGAGTCGATCTGTCCCGATCGCAGTTCTGAACCGCGTCTCttctgcccccccacccccccctgcAGGCCACCAGGAGAACAATAACTTCTCCTCTGTGAACATCAACATTGGCCCAGGGGTCTGCGAGTGGTTTGCTGTTCACGAGAGCTTCTGGGAAGTGATCAGCGATTTCTGTGAGAG tcaCGGAGTGGACTACCTGACGGGGTTCTGGTGGACGGTGCTGGAGGGTCTGTACAGGGCAAACATCCCAGTGTACCGGTTCATCCAGCGAACGGGGGACCTGGTGTGGATCAGCGCCGGCACGGTGCACTGGGTGCAGGCTGTGGGCTGGTGCAACAACATCGCCTGGAACATGGGGCCCCTCACCC ATAGGGGTCCGTGCAGAACTGCAGGAGCACCATGGAGAACTTGTCCCGCTTTCTCTGGAGCTGGATCAACAAACACAGAGATGAAGATCAAGCTCAGCATTTCAGCTGTAGGTGTCACCCCCACTGCAGCCACTAGGGGGCAACGTGagcttaaaaacaaaagttttgcattatcaacctatagaattaacacattttgcttcataaagctgaatgaaacctgctga